The following are from one region of the Silene latifolia isolate original U9 population chromosome 9, ASM4854445v1, whole genome shotgun sequence genome:
- the LOC141602262 gene encoding uncharacterized protein LOC141602262 produces the protein MVKSCWQYQFHRSYMLCLSQKCKFLNQKTKKWNQSTFGNIFRQLSIAKKKLENIQNQFRSSHVTVLEVAQLKWLNKCDALLDYKRIYWQQKTRINKANFGDNNTKYFQNHATIRRSRNGITQFINKDGAFFTDQDPIQQEISNEFKLRFSKNQLCHFDKNEDFKSISGLITDEDNNFLTIKISREKVKETIFNLAADKSPGPDGFPAEFFRKYWNIAGNSVTKAVLAFFHSDNILLAHEIFNSFKRKKGKGGWIAIKLDMEKAYDRLEWNFIEETFALMGFSPT, from the exons ATGGTCAAAAGTTGTTGGCAGTACCAGTTTCATAGATCTTATATGTTATGTCTCTCCCAAAAATGCAAATTTCTAAACCAAAAGACTAAAAAATGGAATCAGTCTACTTTTGGAAATATCTTTAGACAACTTTCAATCGCTAAAAAAAAGTTAGAAAATATACAAAACCAATTTCGTTCATCCCATGTAACGGTTTTAGAAGTTGCGCAGTTGAAATGGCTAAACAAGTGTGATGCCCTACTTGACTATAAACGTATCTATTGGCAACAAAAAACTCGTATTAATAAAGCTAATTTTGGAGATAATAACACTAAGTATTTTCAAAATCATGCCACAATTAGACGTAGTAGAAATGGTATTACGCAATTTATTAATAAGGATGGCGCTTTTTTTACTGACCAAGATCCTATTCAACAAGAAATATCTAATGAGTTCAAATTGAGGTTTTCAAAGAATCAACTTTGTCATTTTGATAAAAATGAGGATTTTAAGTCTATTAGTGGATTAATAACGGATGAAGATAACAATTTTCTTACAATTAAGATTAGTAGGGAAAAGGTTAAAGAAACTATTTTCAATTTAGCTGCTGATAAAAGTCCTGGACCTGATGGCTTTCCTGCAGAATTTTTTCGAAAATATTGGAATATAGCAGGAAATTCTGTTACTAAAGCAGTTTTAGCATTTTTTCACTCTG ATAATATCCTTCTAGCTCATGAGATCTTTAACTCTTTTAAGCGTAAAAAAGGTAAAGGAGGATGGATTGCTATtaaacttgatatggagaaagcataTGATCGACTTGAATGGAACTTTATTGAAGAGACTTTTGCGCTAATGGGTTTTAGTCCTACTTGA